In the Pelmatolapia mariae isolate MD_Pm_ZW linkage group LG10_11, Pm_UMD_F_2, whole genome shotgun sequence genome, tattttttttaatgtattcttcaattcacagacacagagttcTTGACAGTTGATgggcgccccctgctggatgaaTGACGATAAACTTCATGTGTGCATCTGCATAAAACATTCTCTTTGAAGTTGCACTGTTTAACAAAATcactttttatgtatttaatgCTTCATATATTAACAGAAAACTTAAACTCACTGTTgtgcattttaatatttaacagtAGAAATGATTTACACCAATTAGATGGCCAGTTTTAGATAATCTGGTTTAAAACGCTGCAGCTACAGTTTCAGTACTGCATTTTGTTGTATGTGACGTTTGAATAATTGTGCTTTACAGTCAAAGTAATACAGTAATTACAgtcaaaggaaaataaaataaatcttacTTTTAATGTAAGCTGCATTAGTACAATAAATATCAGGTTTGACGTACAAACAGTTCTCCGTCTTTTGTTAGCATTTCCAGGATAAAATATCTACACTTCTGAATAAAACTGAAGAGAACAGGATTGAGAATTCTGAACTGCAAACTCAGCattgaaaggggaaaaaatatggGAAATGGCACAGAATCAGGCAAAGgttacacaataaaaaaaagattaatgctGGGTCTCAACATACTGAAGAATCACAGCACGAAGTGGAGTACAGCATGGCAACCATGACAAAGAAAAATCAGCCTATGATTTAAAACATATCGATGTTCCTTTTGAAAGCAGCAGAATTTATGAGCAGAACTACCCAGACAGACAAACCCAGGTGTGATCCCAAATTAAGGTGTCCACATAGCTGCCGATGATTCTATAAGGagttaataaaatttaaaaatagttaataAAATTTAATGAAATGGCATATGCCACTTTATTATCTTTACATAGTCATATTAAGCTTTGCCCTAAATATAATCTCAAAACCTAAAGGAGCCGTTTTATTCATGTCTCTGCACAACTTGAAGAGACAGGAATGTATTTGTGCCTTCAAGTAGTGCATGTGGAGTGGATAAGAGCCCCAAGAGTTGCTTGTATGACCACAGGGGGCTTTCACAACAACTCTCCTCTTTAACTGGGTAACCGATCCCATGTGAAAGAATCGTTACATGTGCAATGACCTTGTTGAGGTAGAGGTAAAATAATAAACGGAAGTGCTGGCAGTTACTTGTAAAGAGGCTGTTTGCTCAATACTGTGCTATACTTAgacattttattaggtacaccttgctagttcCTGCTAgtaaaatcccagcagatcagcagtttctgaaatactccaacaacaacaacgccaTGTTCACACTTACCAAAATCATGcgtcttccccattctgatgcgcACTTTGAACTAtgaatgtgattggctggttaaTGAGCAGcagaacaggtgtacctaacaaagtggtcGAAgtattaaaaaactaaaaattctTCTATGTAAGAACCAGAGTAATACTGTGATGTAAACGCTGTGTCAAAAGCGAGTTGCTTCAGTCTCAAAGGAGATGGAGTGTGGCAGTTTAAGAGCCCACGTATAAGGTCATATGGCTATAATACTTCACTTTCAGTTCGCCGTTTCTTCATTTGTGTTAAGGATGTGGACCGTTTTAGCTGTCAAACTGCTTCATCATGAGCTTCCGGCTGGCCTCGTAACCCAGAAACAGAGCTCCATTAGCAGGGAAGGTGCGGATCATGGTGGGGGTAAGACCAGAGTAGAGCGCCCTCACACCTAAACACAAGAAACAGCTGAGCTTACAGTCTGAAAACTGAAACTGCTGAAAGCTTTAGTCTTTTACACCAAGACTGCTTTTCTAAACATGTTATGGAAAATACTATAAAACCCTTCATCTGCTTACCTTCAGTGCGAGTGATGGTCATGAAGGTCTTGAAAAAGCCCGCCTGTTTTCCCATCATAGACATGACTTGAATACGAGATTTGACGCAATCCATAGGGTAGACCACCAACCACAGACACGCCCCTCCAAAACCGCCGCTGAACACAATTGGAGCCACACCTTCAAAATACAcagcatgttaaatattaaagttcctgacagtacaataaaaaaacagaatgctTGCTTTGAAGGGCTGCCAGGAGAAAACGTGCTCTATCTAAAAAGATCGTAGGTTATCAAAAATGCATCTGAATGAACTACGTCTGGACCAATAGCCCGAGGAGGCCAAAGTTGACCGACGTCATAACAACCGTCAAGCACGGTggaggaggggtgatgatttgggcttgatATACCGCCACATGACCTAGGTAGGTTGCAGTCATTAAGTCAACCATTAACTCCTCTGCATATGAAAATATTATAGAGTCAAATGCGAAGCAATCGAAACCGAGTCATGTAACAGGACCGTTTTTCCAAGCATGCCAGCAAATGTACAAcagaaagctgaaaaagaaaaggttatTCCAGCAGTCACAGTCAAATGTTGTAACTGCTGTAGTTGAGCATGCAGCCTACTCTGTTTGACTTGCAACACCTTTAACATATATGCACCAAGCAGGTATGCAGTTTACATGGTGTACGAATGGAAATGTACTGACAGAAATATCCTAACAGAGACATATTTGTAGTTTGATGACATTGAAAGTAGGGTAGTAGTTAATTTCATCACTTCCGTCAATATATTGAAGGTGACATAGGCACTTCACTTCTTCACTTCACATGTCAAATATAAGCACATTATATTATAAGAAGTAACATTTAATAACATATGTAAGTTAATAAAGTATATAATTTGTGTCTActcttttttcactttatttaacATCCACATTTTACCAGAACACCTTTTAATAACATAGGGAAACATTTATAGCAGTACCTATGTCATCCTTGCCACATTTCATGTAGTCTGCAAAAGTTGTGCGGCAGAGTTCGTAGGCACCGAAGAAGCAGAAGTAACCGGGGACCTCTCTGGCTATAGTGGTGGTCAGACCCTGGAAGAAGCCCAGTGGTCCCTCATTCCTTATGATGAATTTCACCACTGACCACACAGTGCTTCAGACAGAGCAGAGGGAACGGTTGGTCAGTACACGAGACACTAAAATAGCTTTTTAGTAgatgaatatttaaaaacaactgcTCATTAACAAACTGCGCTTGAGAAACACCCGCCCCTACTGTTAAGCTATTTACTTACTTCTGGCTACTGGCAATCTTGCCTGATGATGCCATTTCATGCATGGCTTGTAGTCGGCACTTGACAAGCTCAGTGGGGCAGAGCACTAGCGATGAGAAGATGGACGCTACTGAGCCAGCACAGGCTTTCTGCACGTCActaacaaagacagaaagaccagCAGGCGGTTAGAgatcagacacacacaaactcagggCTGGCTTTGTGCTAACATAAAGAACAGCTACCTCAGCACAGCCTCGCTGTGCAGGCCAGCTGTGAAGCGGATGACCTGCTGACAGAAGCCGTAACTCATGAAGAGCACGGCATTCTCGGCAATATTGGCCATCAGCGCCGGAGTAGTGCCCTGGTAGAGCCCACGCAGACCCACTTGTTTGTAGGTAGACATGAAGCAGTGGATGAAACCACGGTACAGCTTAGGAAAGGTCTGCATTTTGACCTTTACTGTGTCTAGAGGCTGCCCGCTGAAGACGCACGCAGCTCCCCCTGGGGAGGACGAAAGTACAAAAACAGTAAATAACAGATGTGAACTGGCACATACAGAGAGTTGCTTTCACAAAAGCCAGCCAACATGTGCCGTGAAGAGATTAGTATCATAGTGGGCTCAGGcgagaaacagaaacactgaaacaaatgagcCAGAAAAAGATAGGAGTCATCAAAACACCCTTCAGTCTGACATAGGTGGTGAGGTTTTGTCAGCACTAAAAAGCAACAGGATTACTTCATAGACATTAAAGAGTGAATGTGCACATGTGTATGTTGGCTACTGTAGAAAGAGTTTTAAGTGACAGGCTACTGCATTTACCTGTGGCTCCTGCAGAGAGATCAATGATGGCCTGGACTACTGGATGTGGAGCCATGGTAGTTCAGAAAAGGTCTCCCCTCCTCTCAGCTACctgggaaaaaacagaaacctatAAACGGTGTGTTTTAGTAGAAAAATATAATGAGTTCATTGTTCCCCTGTTCCCCTCACACTGTAAATATGTGTGGATTAGATCCCCCGGAGAGAAAAGAGCAGCTGGGTTCATTACTAGTACACTAAATTAGTTGCAATTTCAACCAGAACTgctcaaaatgtgaaaataaataaaatgtgaggACGCTGGTAGATCCTTCTATGAGCTTGCATGTTAAAAATAGGGCACACATGATTTGATTTTGCACTTTGGGgtgtaaaataaaacttttttccccccaaaactCCTATACAGCTATAAAGATGCATATCTGACAGTATGTTTAAAAGGTAAAATCCTTCTCAAAGTTCTATCCTTCTATGGTGTGTGGTTATAAAGCACCTGTGATTTGAAAAACTCAATGCCAAAACAGTCAAACAGTACTCTCTTCTACCAAGCCAGCTTATTATATTTATGCATGATTTAACATCTTGCTCACATTACACAGACATCTTTTACACATGGGACATAAAACAATGCAAAGTGAAAGAAATATTCAGTTTGTCTGTAGACTGTTAGACGATATCAAGCAGTAAAACAAAGCCCATATCTGTACAACTGCAAACTTCAGTGCTACATAGGCATTCCTTTTCTAAACTCCAAATGATCTTCTTCTCCACGCTGTGCGCATGTACCTTATCCCTCACCTTatccctctgcatgtcctccttcactacgtCCACGAGTTTCCTCTAAGGTCTTCTTTCCTTCCCGCTTGGTTACTCtatattcaacatcctttgtctgGCATGTCCTTGGAACACATCCAAATCATTTCAACCTTGTCCTACTAACTTTATTTAATTTCCTTCTATAATTTGACTACTAGAAGTATTATCCACGAAGGAAATTGTTGACCACTAGAATCAATGACCAGAAAAGTCAAGGTTAGATTAGCTTGGTTGGTTTGCCACGGTTCACTGGCACCAAAAGTGTCCTGCTTGGGTTGCAGCTCTCCTACAGCACTGCCATCCCTTCTGCATTTGAGTTAGAGTTAAAACATAGTGCTTGTTCAACAGTGGGTTAGCTGAGACTACATGCATGCAAGTAATAACAATAGCCCTCAGAATTGGTTTCTATGCGTACAAAATCATTACGTTTGAATTAAGAAAAGCGCAAAAAACGTGGATCCTGTGGAGAGGAAAAGCAGACTTTACCTGCGGTTTACCAAAAGCAAGTTCAGTCCTGTCTTTTAAACCTTGTGTGGTCTCGATGCGTGCCAATCTAAAACCTCAGAGCGCATTTATAACTAAATGAGTGGTTCACAGCTGCCCTCTCTGCTACTAAACTATCTATTCCAACTTTTAAGGACACGGTGGTGACCCTTCCCCAGCTGATGAAACATGGCTCCAATGTTTCTGTCATTGGCCTATCTCAGCTCACACGTCACCAGCAGAGGCtggtaaatgttatttttgtggCATAAATTAAACATGTGTTTTCCCCCGCTTCTTTAAAACCAAATGACACATGTATGCTGTAAGCCACAGGTAGAGCAAAAAGTCCAACAGGTATGAGAGATAACTTAGGTTGTTAACATCAAGAAAATCCAACAAGCTGAAATTATCAAAAAAACTTACTGCTTTGATGACCTTACAGCGTGGGTTCACTCTGAGAGCTGAACAGACAGACGGAGTACGGGAATTTCAGAATACAAACCTTACTGGAGAGCTTCGAGGTAAACTCTGTAGGTGAGGTTAACCTGGGAGTCTACGTGTCAGACATACGTTAATTCAGGGAGCTGCTAACCAAAGCTAACATCATGCTAATTTACTCCAGCAGGCCACCGTTCAACGTTGATCTTAATGCTATCTCATTTGCAGCGCCTGTCCTCACTGTCTGCACTATGATCGATGCATTGCCCATCAACGATCCTGGGAGGTGATGAGGAGAGTACAGAGGTTGCGTCATTGGAGGAGAAAATGAAAAGTTGAGAGTGCCCTCTCTGCTCTAAATTCCAGGGACGAAACTTGCCGTCACCCAACGACTCTGCTCAGAAAATTAGCAGTCTTACTAAGCAGAATTCGCAAATGCTGTAATGtaatttgactttttaaaaattacattgtAGCGTTACATGGTTATTATATAGTCGTAAATGTTAAATAGATGTCAAGATGCAGAAGCCGTCAGCGATAATGAGTGGTCCTCTTAGTTTTCTCGGGATCTTTGACACGGAGCCGCATGGCACAAGAAGAACCGGTAAAGCTTCCGGTTCACATGCTTCcgtgtttttcaaaataaacttaaacacCCCATGGAACTGCCGAGTATTGAAGaaattgttttttggtttttatttctatatatgtagaaattatttttgtattattatttttgtatatacagTGCTATGCGAAAATATTAAAACACCCATCATTTCTCCGTATTTTTCTTTCAATGAGCCAgagtttcttgtatttttggaaGGCTTCTTGAGCAATACTTCACCAGGCTTTCTCAAGTtctgtcagttttgttttcaagCGAGCAAAAGCAATAAGGGATAAACCAGTGTTGTGTAACAGCCAACTTAGGAAAGACCcgattttaatttgtttctttaGGTACTTTGATACTTGTAGACTGTCAATGAAACTTATTTGTTCCCCTTTCATTAGTTGTATGAAGTTGTGTGCATTTtatagacagacagagagacagatagatagatagatagatagatagatagatagatagatagatagatagatagatagatagattttaaaaagtaatgtcATTAAGGTGAAACAATCCACCTAGAAGCCTTATCAGAAAGGGTGTCTGTCAAGAAGCAATTTTTAATGAATGGAAACAGGGGGGGAAAGGCTGAGgtgtgccaaattacacaagaactgctCTGAAAATCTGTGACAACGTGTCCAATGGAGTGATTAATTAAAATTTCAATATGAAGGAGGTCATGAGAGGAGTATAACAGTACCACCATCTGGAAAATGTCTCACTGGCAACAGCTTGATTCTCCAGCTTAATAATGATTCCAAACACAATGCCAGTGAAGGAAAAgtatacctggatagaaaaatacaataacacacGATCAGTCACTATCGGTCAGTCAgccataccaaatattgacttgcAAGCTTGATAGAATTGTGCAAACTCTCATACTGCATTTCCACGCGTGTTTCGATGTGTCAACAAGTCGCTGGTACCTATTGTACCTATTGTAACGCTgccccattttcctagcaaaatataaagaaatgaatggTGGACTTTTATACACAGAATTTTATATCTGTGAGAAAATCTTTAAAATCAGCACGACTGATTATTATTTCATGGACTCTGCTACAAGTGGTGGTTTTTCCATTCTcataaaacaacacatttgcagCCTTGTGTCCTTCCTTAGTCACTGGCAGTCAGATCTTGAAATCGAGTTAATACAAAGTCCTCGGACAAGATATCATTTACTTTAACACTGGCTTTAACAACCTATGAGCAACAAGCATGCAGATGAAGTAGGTAACGTACCTCCCCTCACAGTGCACACTAGATCCCAAATGGTCACAGTGTCCTTTAAATGAAGTTACATAACTCAAGATAGCTGTGTATCAAAGTAACAACCAGAAGAgagaatttgttttatttcatgatGAATAGGCTAACTTTTGCTTGTTACTCAGCCTTCCAAACTCCAACTAGAAGTCACTGTACACTTTTCTTTTGTAAGTGAGAAATAAATCTCCCACACCATGTTAGAGATTCAGAAAACCATCTAGCAGAGATAAACACGTTTGGCTACAAAAGAATCGTACAAAAAATCAGAACAAAGAATGTCTCAGAACACTGTGTTctcaatcacagctgctctcGCAGATCTGGGCTCTTAACTCTATAATTGCCTTATGCCTGTTGTATCATTAGAGGAGTCCCTTCCCTTCCCCAAGCATAACATTACAAAGTCTCCATTAAACACAAGCTTGCATTGAATTGTATTGTTTAAACCTCATCTATAGCTCAGGGGTTGAAGTGGGCCGGCACACCTTCAATTAATGAGCATTTAAGTCTGATAAGCAGATTAATACTGACGAAGTATTACTGACGAATTAGCTCATTTGTCATATGCTGCAGCCTGGCGTTGGTTCCACTGATAGCACTGAGCAAGTGAGAAAATAATGACCTTCCACAGCCCCCCTTAGACACTCCAAACACCCTTCTTTCCTTCTCATCCCTGTGGTGCGTTCATGGGGCATTTGTAAAtaaatttttctttctttttttcaaacagCTGGACAAACAAGACGGGTATGTAGTAATATGTATATTTAGCTCTCAGCAACACTTTGTGACAAACATTTGTGATAAAATGCGTCTGCTAGCTAAATGCCTGCAGGTGTATTTGccagggagagaaaaggaaacGTTGATGTACGACACTGAGAGAGGGAGGATGATGTAAGAAAGAGCACGGGAGAGGAAGATGAGAGATTATTTTCAAAGCTAAGAACTGCTCAGTAAGTGCAATTTGATAAACTGGAAACTTTTTAAATCCTACATTTGATTTGTACATGATGATGCTGAATTACATTTTTGGCTATTTAAAGGTTCCTAtgtatataattatataatataatgtgtttttctagtcttactgaccactcaaagcaTTTTAAACTATAAGTCACACATTTTAACCATACATTCTCACATAACACTTGATGCTATTAACCTCACATCCATGGCCATTTTCAATTCACAAATTAGCCTAACATGTATGTTTTGGGGCTGTAAAAAGAAGTCCACACAGGtacaaggagaacatgcaaactccacacagaaggcCTGTAAGCTGTAAGGTGGCAGCACTAATATGTTGACCACAAAACGGCACAAAAATACTGGCAACCGTcagtgctacccctcagcctACCAGCACACACAGCTATAGCATCAGTTTCAAAATCCTGCTTTGCCTTGTTCTGAAGTTATTGCAGTTATTGCACAAGATTTTGGAAATCCTATGTGACTTCCTTTTTGAGTTATGTGTTCAAAAGATTTTAAGAgaacttgacctttgaccttgaggttgaggtcactgagattcaaactcatcCTAGATTGTTAGTAGATGTACCCTTGGTATCACATCACTTTCACAAACTTAGGTGTCCACGCTGCCTGCCGGACTGTCAGCATGACGTcaataccccatcagccttttacggCTGTTGGGTAAAAAAACAGCTGGCCAATTCAAGTTCTTATCATCATGCGCCCTCTACTGGCTGTTTCATGCTTCTACATCAAACATTAACAAC is a window encoding:
- the slc25a15b gene encoding solute carrier family 25 member 15b, translating into MAPHPVVQAIIDLSAGATGGAACVFSGQPLDTVKVKMQTFPKLYRGFIHCFMSTYKQVGLRGLYQGTTPALMANIAENAVLFMSYGFCQQVIRFTAGLHSEAVLSDVQKACAGSVASIFSSLVLCPTELVKCRLQAMHEMASSGKIASSQNTVWSVVKFIIRNEGPLGFFQGLTTTIAREVPGYFCFFGAYELCRTTFADYMKCGKDDIGVAPIVFSGGFGGACLWLVVYPMDCVKSRIQVMSMMGKQAGFFKTFMTITRTEGVRALYSGLTPTMIRTFPANGALFLGYEASRKLMMKQFDS